In a genomic window of Choristoneura fumiferana chromosome 19, NRCan_CFum_1, whole genome shotgun sequence:
- the LOC141438647 gene encoding uncharacterized protein, which yields MSEKKIPLSSAERCRKYREKLKQDNPEKFEEMKKKNAQRTLAKKKKIGDMENEEKQEVRQQWREAKKRRKLQDKKIVAAKAKKNEKVGQLKQKVEALSQRINHKIVGQATQKIHSLIAESNELKIFAIHEICSAESKTKEDLKNSVL from the exons ATGAGTGAAAAAAAG ATCCCGTTATCTTCGGCTGAGAGATGTCGGAAGTATcgagaaaaattaaaacaagatAATCCAGAAAAATTCGaagaaatgaaaaagaaaaatgcaCAAAGAACTTtagctaagaaaaaaaaaattggagacatggaaaatgaagaaaaacaaGAAGTGAGACAGCAATGGCGGGAAGCTAAAAAACGTAGAAAATTAcaagataaaaaaattgtagcagccaaagctaaaaaaaatgaaaaagttggGCAATTAAAACAGAAAGTGGAAGCTTTGTCTCAAAGAATTAATCATAAAATAGTTGGACAGGCAACTCAGAAGATACATTCTCTTATTGCTGAATCAAATGAGCTCAAAATATTTGCAATCCATGAAATTTGTTCTGCTGAATCAAAGACAAAAGAAGATTTAAAGAACTCGGTTCTATGA